In Vibrio bathopelagicus, the following are encoded in one genomic region:
- the guaB gene encoding IMP dehydrogenase — translation MLRIAKEALTFDDVLLVPAHSTVLPNTADLRTQLTKNISLNIPMISASMDTVTEARLAIALAQEGGIGFIHKNMSIEQQAEMVRQVKIYEAGVVSHPVTVNPDATIADVVALTQKHGFAGFPVVTETNELVGIITGRDVRFVTDLSKKVDVVMTPKARLASVKEGATREEVQEKMHEARVEKVLVVNDDFQLTGMITAKDFHKAERKPNACKDERGSLRVGAAVGAGAGNEERVAALVEAGVDVLLIDSSHGHSEGVLNRIRDTRAAYPDLQIIGGNVATGAGARALIEAGVSAVKVGIGPGSICTTRIVTGFGVPQVTAIADAAEVANEYGIPVIADGGIRFSGDICKAIVAGASCVMVGSMFAGTEEAPGEVILYNGRSYKSYRGMGSLGAMSQGSSDRYFQSDNAADKLVPEGIEGRIAYKGRLKEIVHQQMGGLRSSMGLTGSATVEEMRTKAEFVRISGAGMKESHVHDVQITKEAPNYRLG, via the coding sequence ATGCTAAGAATTGCCAAAGAAGCGCTGACATTCGACGACGTACTGCTAGTGCCAGCACACTCCACCGTTCTCCCTAATACAGCTGATCTTCGCACTCAGTTGACGAAGAATATTTCCCTAAACATCCCAATGATCTCTGCATCGATGGATACTGTGACAGAAGCTCGCCTAGCGATTGCACTGGCACAAGAAGGCGGAATAGGCTTCATTCATAAGAACATGTCTATTGAACAGCAAGCTGAAATGGTTCGCCAGGTTAAAATTTACGAAGCAGGTGTGGTTTCTCATCCTGTTACTGTAAACCCTGACGCGACAATTGCTGATGTTGTAGCCCTTACTCAAAAACACGGCTTTGCCGGTTTCCCTGTTGTTACTGAAACAAACGAACTTGTTGGTATTATTACTGGCCGTGACGTTCGCTTTGTGACTGACCTTTCTAAGAAAGTTGACGTAGTAATGACGCCAAAAGCTCGCCTTGCTTCTGTTAAAGAAGGTGCAACTCGTGAAGAAGTTCAAGAGAAAATGCACGAAGCGCGTGTTGAGAAAGTTCTTGTTGTAAATGATGACTTCCAACTTACTGGAATGATCACTGCAAAAGATTTCCACAAAGCAGAACGTAAACCAAACGCTTGTAAAGATGAGCGCGGCAGCCTACGTGTAGGTGCAGCTGTTGGTGCTGGTGCTGGTAACGAAGAGCGCGTTGCTGCTCTTGTTGAAGCTGGCGTAGACGTTCTACTTATCGACTCTTCACACGGTCACTCTGAAGGCGTACTTAACCGTATCCGCGACACGCGTGCTGCATACCCTGATCTACAAATCATCGGTGGTAACGTAGCAACTGGCGCTGGCGCTCGTGCTCTTATCGAAGCCGGTGTTAGTGCGGTTAAAGTGGGTATCGGCCCGGGTTCAATCTGTACGACTCGTATTGTTACTGGTTTTGGTGTTCCTCAAGTAACTGCAATCGCAGACGCAGCTGAAGTTGCAAACGAATACGGTATTCCAGTAATCGCAGATGGCGGCATCCGCTTCTCTGGCGATATCTGTAAAGCTATCGTTGCTGGTGCATCTTGTGTGATGGTTGGTTCAATGTTCGCTGGTACTGAAGAAGCACCGGGTGAAGTTATCCTTTATAACGGTCGTTCTTACAAGTCTTACCGTGGTATGGGTTCTCTTGGCGCTATGTCTCAAGGTTCTTCTGACCGTTACTTCCAATCTGACAACGCTGCAGACAAGCTTGTTCCAGAAGGTATTGAAGGTCGTATCGCATACAAAGGTCGTCTAAAAGAGATCGTTCACCAACAGATGGGCGGTTTACGCTCAAGCATGGGCCTAACGGGTTCTGCAACTGTTGAAGAGATGCGTACTAAAGCTGAGTTTGTTCGTATCTCTGGTGCGGGCATGAAAGAATCTCACGTACACGATGTTCAAATCACGAAAGAAGCACCTAACTACCGTTTAGGTTAA
- the guaA gene encoding glutamine-hydrolyzing GMP synthase produces MTKNIHDQRILILDFGSQYTQLVARRIREIGVYCELWSWDVEEADIREFNPDGIILSGGPESVTEENSPRAPQYVFDSGVPVFGICYGMQTMAEQLGGKVATSTEREFGYAAVQVTGESALFADLETTQDVWMSHGDKVVEIPADFTKIAETDTCPYAAMANEDKKYYGVQFHPEVTHTKNGLKMLENFVLNACGCEGLWTSASIIEDAVARIKEQVGDDEVILGLSGGVDSSVVAMLAHRAIGDKLTCVFVDNGLLRLNEGEQVMDMFGDQFGLNIIKVDAEDRFLNALEGEAEPEAKRKIIGHVFVDIFDEESKKLKNAKWLAQGTIYPDVIESAASKTGKAHVIKSHHNVGGLPDDMEMGLVEPLRELFKDEVRKIGLELGLPYNMLYRHPFPGPGLGVRVLGEVKKEYCDLLRRADAIFIEELHAADLYHKVSQAFTVFLPVRSVGVMGDGRKYDWVVSLRAVETIDFMTAHWAHLPYDFLGKVSNRIINEVNGISRVVYDISGKPPATIEWE; encoded by the coding sequence ATGACTAAAAATATTCATGACCAACGTATTCTAATTCTGGACTTCGGTTCTCAATACACACAGCTAGTAGCTCGTCGTATTCGTGAGATCGGTGTTTACTGTGAACTTTGGAGCTGGGACGTAGAAGAAGCGGATATTCGTGAATTCAATCCAGACGGTATCATCCTATCTGGTGGGCCTGAAAGTGTAACGGAAGAGAATTCTCCACGTGCACCTCAGTACGTATTTGATTCAGGTGTTCCTGTCTTCGGTATCTGTTACGGCATGCAAACGATGGCTGAGCAACTTGGCGGTAAAGTAGCAACGTCTACTGAGCGCGAGTTTGGCTACGCAGCGGTACAAGTGACGGGTGAATCTGCACTTTTCGCTGACCTTGAGACAACTCAAGATGTTTGGATGAGCCACGGCGACAAAGTGGTTGAAATCCCTGCTGATTTCACAAAAATCGCAGAGACAGACACTTGCCCATACGCAGCAATGGCAAACGAAGATAAGAAATACTACGGTGTTCAATTTCACCCAGAAGTAACACACACTAAAAACGGTCTAAAAATGCTTGAGAACTTCGTTCTTAACGCGTGTGGTTGTGAAGGTTTGTGGACTTCAGCTTCAATCATTGAAGATGCAGTTGCACGTATTAAAGAACAAGTAGGTGACGACGAAGTTATCCTTGGTCTTTCTGGTGGTGTTGATTCATCAGTAGTAGCAATGCTTGCTCACCGTGCTATCGGCGACAAACTAACATGTGTATTTGTTGATAACGGCCTTCTTCGTTTAAACGAAGGCGAGCAGGTTATGGACATGTTTGGTGATCAATTCGGCCTTAACATCATTAAAGTTGATGCTGAAGATCGTTTCCTTAACGCTCTGGAAGGCGAAGCTGAACCAGAAGCGAAACGTAAGATCATCGGTCACGTATTCGTAGATATCTTCGATGAAGAATCTAAGAAACTGAAGAATGCTAAATGGCTTGCTCAGGGTACTATCTACCCAGACGTAATCGAGTCTGCAGCATCTAAGACTGGCAAAGCACACGTAATCAAATCTCACCACAACGTTGGTGGCCTTCCTGATGATATGGAAATGGGTCTTGTTGAGCCTTTACGTGAGCTGTTTAAAGATGAAGTACGTAAGATCGGCCTAGAGCTTGGTCTTCCATACAACATGCTTTACCGTCACCCTTTCCCGGGTCCAGGTCTAGGTGTTCGTGTACTTGGTGAAGTTAAGAAAGAGTACTGTGATTTACTGCGTCGTGCTGATGCTATCTTCATTGAAGAGCTTCACGCTGCTGACCTTTACCACAAAGTATCTCAAGCATTCACGGTATTCTTACCAGTACGTTCAGTTGGCGTAATGGGCGATGGCCGTAAGTACGATTGGGTTGTATCTCTACGTGCAGTAGAAACTATCGACTTTATGACTGCTCACTGGGCACACCTACCATACGATTTCCTAGGTAAGGTATCTAACCGTATTATCAACGAAGTTAATGGCATTTCACGTGTTGTTTACGATATTTCTGGTAAGCCACCAGCAACTATCGAGTGGGAATAA
- a CDS encoding chitinase produces the protein MLKIKYLATVVSCTLAAHSYASLNIQPDPQNPNGYLVEKSALQAAEQAKTSDPMYAIWSQALQTRPNSIVEAIEPGLASNPENVKRVERVFPQSEWDFLTQMAAPEYTYTRFLRAIGKFPAFCGEYTDGRDSDAICKKSIITAFAHFSQETGGHIAIDNTSDNPLALEEWQQALVHVREMGWSEGQEGYTTGCGQNDWQNARWPCAAGQGYFGRGAKQLSYHFNYGAFSEVMFDGDATVLLNNPGLVADSWLNLASAIWFFLTPQAPKPAMLHVIDRTWTPSQRELDAGIGYGFGTTINVINGGIECGEQNKDKGQPVNRIRYWEGLAAHYEIPVEADEANTCWQQTPYGSLNLNGATDVLYTNWDGNWKYYADRPEGYSFECELVGFQTAYSALVAGDYEKCVTNFYGSHASWPEVKVVDKLDPVDPGTDPGGNGWSATKVYNAGDQVTHNGATYEAKWWTQGDDPANGGPWKLVAGEPTPPVVTDPSPVEPTPVDPAPVDPTPVEPPVTEPPVVVDPSVFITWQAGVSQVSNGDKVTHNGKCFVAKNGPGVWESPVQSNWFWDEISCN, from the coding sequence ATGTTAAAAATCAAATATTTGGCGACAGTAGTTAGCTGCACTTTAGCAGCACACAGTTACGCGTCTTTGAACATTCAACCTGATCCGCAAAATCCGAATGGCTACCTTGTTGAAAAGTCGGCATTACAAGCTGCTGAACAAGCGAAAACATCCGATCCTATGTATGCGATCTGGTCACAAGCATTACAAACTCGCCCCAACAGTATTGTTGAAGCGATTGAGCCGGGCTTAGCTTCGAATCCTGAAAACGTGAAACGAGTCGAGCGTGTATTCCCTCAATCTGAATGGGATTTCCTCACTCAGATGGCTGCGCCAGAATACACATACACTCGCTTCTTACGTGCGATTGGTAAATTCCCAGCCTTCTGTGGAGAGTACACCGATGGCCGTGACTCCGACGCCATCTGTAAAAAATCCATTATCACGGCCTTTGCTCATTTCTCACAAGAGACGGGCGGCCACATCGCGATAGATAACACCTCTGATAACCCATTAGCTCTAGAAGAGTGGCAGCAAGCGTTGGTGCATGTTCGTGAGATGGGTTGGTCAGAAGGCCAAGAAGGTTACACCACCGGTTGTGGCCAGAACGATTGGCAAAATGCACGTTGGCCATGTGCCGCGGGGCAGGGCTACTTTGGACGTGGTGCTAAACAGCTTTCTTATCACTTTAACTACGGCGCGTTCTCTGAAGTGATGTTCGATGGCGATGCAACGGTTCTATTGAATAATCCAGGTTTGGTTGCTGATTCATGGTTGAACTTAGCTTCTGCTATCTGGTTCTTCCTTACACCTCAAGCACCTAAACCAGCAATGCTGCACGTGATCGACCGTACTTGGACACCCTCTCAACGCGAATTAGATGCGGGAATTGGCTATGGATTTGGTACCACGATCAACGTGATTAATGGCGGTATCGAGTGTGGTGAGCAAAATAAAGACAAAGGCCAACCCGTTAACCGTATTCGTTATTGGGAAGGGTTAGCAGCGCACTATGAAATTCCTGTAGAGGCGGATGAAGCCAATACTTGCTGGCAACAAACGCCTTATGGAAGTTTGAATCTGAATGGCGCAACTGATGTGTTGTACACCAACTGGGATGGCAACTGGAAATACTACGCAGACCGCCCTGAAGGATACTCATTTGAATGTGAGCTTGTTGGTTTCCAAACTGCATACTCTGCCTTGGTTGCTGGAGATTACGAGAAGTGTGTGACCAACTTTTATGGTTCTCATGCGAGCTGGCCTGAAGTGAAAGTGGTCGATAAGCTGGATCCGGTAGACCCTGGGACTGATCCGGGTGGTAACGGTTGGAGTGCGACTAAGGTTTACAACGCTGGCGACCAAGTCACTCACAACGGTGCAACCTACGAAGCTAAATGGTGGACACAAGGGGATGACCCTGCCAATGGCGGCCCTTGGAAATTGGTTGCTGGAGAGCCAACACCACCCGTAGTGACAGATCCCTCGCCAGTTGAACCTACACCTGTTGATCCTGCTCCGGTAGACCCAACACCGGTTGAACCGCCAGTGACCGAGCCGCCTGTCGTTGTTGACCCATCGGTATTTATTACGTGGCAAGCGGGTGTTAGCCAAGTGAGTAATGGCGACAAGGTGACACATAATGGCAAGTGCTTCGTAGCTAAAAACGGTCCGGGTGTATGGGAAAGCCCTGTTCAATCGAATTGGTTCTGGGATGAAATCAGTTGTAATTGA
- a CDS encoding Na+/H+ antiporter NhaC family protein yields MEQTDITSLIPIVITLVLSLATRNVVIGLFAGVLSGVAMLTGMFSELNPLDTFGTMVKGYLVPQLTDSYNAGVIMLLVFIGGFVALMEKSGGGVAFAKRVTQWVSNKCQAQISAWFGGIVIFFSDLGTPLIVGPVFRPLFDKLKLSRQKLAFIIDSTSSPVAILIPFIGWGVYIMSLIQKEFTALSVNMSDWDAFIGAIPFQFYAFLAIFIVPLVSVKDLDFGPMAKAERDCQAGIDAGVNSDSLNPFSHKNAKASFVWAPLLVMLVVLCTMLVPQGFPFQKVAGSSFRAALSSAYFFAAITLISLMAYYGVRKLSDGVSVYLKGMGNMMPVAIILVLAWALSTVGKELGAAAYIAEQAQSGFPYWLVPAVAFLLSAIISFATGSSWGTFAIMMPLVIPTAIAIDAPLLVAIGAVLSGGLFGDHCSPISETTILSSTGAGCDQFEHFKTQLPYALMNGSIALVSFVVAGFTGSSLVVLGALVAQLVIVTLLAKRDASKHAQSEIQSQASESKAQQV; encoded by the coding sequence ATGGAACAGACAGATATCACGTCACTCATCCCCATTGTGATTACTTTGGTGTTGTCGTTGGCGACAAGGAATGTGGTGATAGGCCTTTTTGCTGGCGTGCTAAGTGGCGTTGCGATGCTTACTGGTATGTTTAGCGAACTTAACCCGCTTGATACGTTTGGTACCATGGTTAAAGGTTACCTAGTCCCTCAACTTACCGACAGCTATAACGCTGGTGTGATCATGCTGTTGGTGTTCATCGGAGGCTTTGTTGCTCTGATGGAGAAATCGGGTGGTGGTGTTGCGTTTGCAAAACGTGTTACTCAGTGGGTAAGCAACAAATGCCAAGCTCAAATCTCAGCATGGTTTGGTGGAATCGTTATATTTTTCTCAGACTTAGGCACCCCTTTAATTGTTGGCCCTGTTTTTCGTCCTCTTTTCGATAAACTAAAACTCTCAAGACAGAAGCTAGCATTCATCATTGATTCAACCTCATCGCCAGTTGCTATCCTTATTCCTTTTATTGGATGGGGCGTTTACATCATGAGCCTGATCCAGAAAGAATTTACTGCGTTGAGCGTTAACATGTCTGACTGGGATGCTTTCATCGGTGCGATTCCTTTTCAGTTCTACGCATTCCTCGCGATCTTCATCGTGCCTTTGGTGTCAGTCAAAGATTTAGATTTTGGACCAATGGCGAAAGCGGAGCGTGATTGCCAAGCGGGAATCGATGCTGGCGTGAATAGCGACTCACTGAATCCGTTCTCGCATAAAAATGCAAAGGCATCATTTGTTTGGGCTCCGTTGTTAGTGATGCTGGTGGTGTTGTGTACCATGTTAGTTCCACAAGGCTTCCCATTTCAAAAGGTTGCAGGTTCTTCATTCAGAGCGGCTTTATCATCGGCTTATTTCTTTGCCGCGATTACCTTGATCTCGCTAATGGCTTACTACGGTGTAAGAAAGCTGTCTGATGGTGTTTCTGTGTACTTAAAAGGCATGGGAAATATGATGCCAGTAGCGATCATCTTGGTATTGGCTTGGGCGTTAAGCACCGTCGGTAAAGAGCTAGGTGCAGCCGCTTATATTGCCGAGCAAGCACAGAGCGGTTTTCCTTATTGGCTCGTGCCTGCGGTCGCTTTTTTGTTGTCGGCGATTATTTCATTCGCAACGGGATCGTCGTGGGGAACCTTCGCGATAATGATGCCATTGGTTATTCCAACCGCGATTGCGATTGATGCACCGCTACTCGTCGCAATTGGCGCAGTGTTGTCTGGTGGCTTGTTCGGTGATCACTGCTCACCGATCTCTGAAACCACGATTCTTTCTTCTACAGGGGCAGGGTGTGATCAGTTTGAGCACTTTAAAACTCAACTTCCTTACGCATTGATGAACGGCTCTATCGCTTTGGTCAGCTTTGTCGTGGCAGGATTCACGGGCAGTTCATTGGTGGTTTTAGGTGCGCTTGTTGCTCAACTCGTGATTGTGACTTTGTTAGCGAAACGCGATGCAAGTAAGCATGCTCAATCAGAAATTCAATCTCAAGCGTCTGAATCCAAAGCACAACAAGTGTAA
- a CDS encoding acetate uptake transporter, whose amino-acid sequence MSTKLANPAPLGLMGFGMTTILLNIHNAGFFPMDSMILAMGIFYGGLSQVIVGTMCFKRGDTFGTTAFTSYGLFWLSLVGLIVMPYMGLPASPAAFMGWYLLLWGIFTGFMFIGSLCYPVAKQVVFGSLTILFFLLAAHNFTGSSLIGTIAGFEGIFCGASAIYFAMAQVINNEYGRTVLPIGEKKAPQMATQEIAA is encoded by the coding sequence ATGTCGACCAAACTAGCTAACCCAGCGCCACTAGGCTTAATGGGTTTCGGTATGACCACTATTCTTCTTAATATCCACAACGCAGGTTTCTTCCCAATGGATTCAATGATCCTTGCGATGGGTATTTTTTACGGTGGTTTGAGCCAAGTTATCGTGGGCACAATGTGTTTCAAACGTGGTGACACGTTCGGTACAACTGCGTTTACTTCTTACGGCCTATTCTGGTTGTCTTTGGTTGGTTTGATTGTAATGCCTTACATGGGCCTACCAGCAAGCCCTGCAGCATTCATGGGTTGGTACCTACTGTTATGGGGCATCTTCACAGGCTTCATGTTCATCGGTTCTCTATGCTACCCAGTAGCGAAGCAGGTAGTATTCGGTTCACTAACTATCTTGTTCTTCCTACTTGCAGCTCATAATTTCACTGGCAGCTCACTGATCGGCACTATCGCTGGTTTTGAAGGTATCTTCTGTGGCGCTTCAGCTATCTACTTTGCAATGGCACAAGTAATCAACAACGAATACGGCCGCACAGTACTGCCTATCGGTGAGAAGAAAGCACCTCAAATGGCAACACAAGAAATCGCTGCTTAA
- a CDS encoding alanine/glycine:cation symporter family protein, which produces MQSFVDFLNGIIWSPVLIYLCLGAGLFYSIMTRFVQIRHFFEMWRLLLSGKSSSKGISSFQALAVSLSGRVGTGNIAGVAAAIGFGGPGAVFWMWVVAFFGAATAYAESTLAQIYKEEDEGQFRGGPAYYIEKAMGQKWYAWIFAIATIFACGILLPGVQSNSIGNAVEAAFGSGDMIETAIGTFSFAKIFTGTVVAIILAFIIFGGVKRIANFTQIVVPFMALAYIIIAFVIILLNIGQVPAVFGMIIGDAFTPMAGFGAAIGWGVKRGVYSNEAGQGTGPHAAAAANVDHPAQQGLVQAFSIYIDTLLVCSATAFMIIITGAYNVHGGAEGVFLVQNLAANIGANGPVFTQLAIESALPGIGKPFIAFALFFFAFTTILAYYYIAETNIAYLRRTIKIPGMMFVLKLVLITAVFYGTVKTANLAWAMGDVGVGLMAWLNIVGILIIFFMSKPALKALADYEEQQKQGVTEYTFNPVKLGIKGATYWEEKYKRKTGKSPEAEAADTKPVEQPSS; this is translated from the coding sequence ATGCAGTCATTCGTTGATTTTTTGAATGGAATAATCTGGAGTCCAGTACTTATCTACCTATGTTTAGGTGCAGGTTTGTTCTACTCCATCATGACTCGATTTGTTCAAATCCGTCACTTCTTTGAAATGTGGCGCTTGCTACTATCGGGTAAAAGCTCATCAAAAGGCATCTCGTCTTTCCAAGCTCTAGCCGTTTCGCTATCTGGCCGTGTCGGTACAGGTAACATTGCTGGTGTTGCTGCCGCTATCGGTTTCGGTGGCCCAGGTGCAGTATTTTGGATGTGGGTTGTAGCTTTCTTTGGCGCCGCGACTGCTTACGCAGAATCTACGCTAGCGCAAATCTACAAAGAAGAAGACGAAGGCCAGTTCCGTGGTGGTCCGGCTTACTACATCGAAAAAGCGATGGGGCAAAAATGGTACGCATGGATCTTCGCTATCGCGACTATTTTTGCATGTGGTATTTTGCTTCCAGGTGTTCAGTCAAACAGTATTGGTAATGCTGTAGAAGCTGCATTTGGCTCAGGCGACATGATTGAAACAGCTATCGGTACATTCAGTTTCGCTAAAATTTTTACTGGTACTGTTGTTGCTATCATCCTTGCTTTCATCATCTTTGGTGGTGTTAAACGTATTGCGAACTTCACTCAAATCGTTGTTCCATTCATGGCATTGGCTTACATCATTATTGCGTTCGTTATCATCTTGCTAAACATAGGCCAAGTGCCAGCTGTTTTCGGAATGATTATTGGCGATGCATTCACACCTATGGCGGGCTTTGGTGCTGCAATTGGTTGGGGTGTTAAGCGTGGTGTTTACTCAAACGAAGCGGGTCAAGGTACTGGTCCTCACGCGGCAGCGGCGGCAAATGTCGATCACCCAGCTCAGCAAGGTTTGGTACAAGCGTTCTCTATCTACATCGATACACTTCTAGTATGTTCAGCTACAGCGTTCATGATCATCATCACTGGTGCTTACAACGTTCACGGCGGCGCTGAAGGTGTCTTCCTTGTACAGAACCTAGCAGCAAACATTGGTGCAAATGGTCCTGTATTTACACAGCTTGCTATTGAAAGTGCGCTACCAGGCATTGGTAAGCCATTCATCGCATTTGCTCTGTTCTTCTTCGCATTTACAACGATTCTTGCTTACTACTACATCGCAGAAACGAATATTGCTTACCTACGTCGTACCATCAAGATCCCTGGCATGATGTTCGTACTTAAGCTTGTTCTTATCACTGCAGTTTTCTATGGCACAGTCAAAACAGCAAACCTTGCATGGGCAATGGGTGATGTTGGTGTTGGCTTGATGGCATGGTTAAACATCGTAGGTATTCTGATCATCTTCTTCATGTCTAAGCCAGCGCTTAAAGCACTTGCTGATTATGAAGAGCAACAGAAACAAGGCGTAACTGAGTACACATTCAACCCTGTAAAACTAGGCATCAAAGGTGCTACTTACTGGGAAGAGAAGTACAAACGTAAAACAGGTAAATCTCCTGAAGCAGAAGCTGCAGACACTAAACCTGTAGAGCAACCTTCATCGTAA
- a CDS encoding MBL fold metallo-hydrolase, whose product MEMIHHGGKYTVTGSCHELRDSGQSVLIDCGLFQGKESQGADARPLDIEFETSHLNALLLTHTHIDHIGRLPWLLASGFNQPIYCTQATAELAPLMIEDGLKLQGLSHKQSKLILKKIHSLIAPKPYGGWFPIVYKQQNNGKDHHRLNTLYARFQPAGHILGSAYIEIKLPNQEVVVFSGDLGPSNTPLLPDPKSPQQADYLFIESTYGTSTHDDIATRAERLKTIIDRSLLDGGVILIPAFSIGRTQELLFDIENLIFEHRLSADIPIILDSPMAEKVTRSYRRFKELWGQEAKQRLELKRHPLAFEQCITVDGHRMHKKIVNRLRSTGEPAIVVAASGMCQGGRIMNYLSALLPDKQTDVILAGYQAHGTLGRELQQGEKQVSIDNKLVEVNAQIHGMSGYSAHADKEDLNRFITGISVPPKEVHLIHGEPNTQSEFTKELLKQGFKVV is encoded by the coding sequence ATGGAAATGATTCACCATGGTGGCAAATATACCGTCACAGGATCTTGTCACGAATTAAGAGATTCAGGCCAATCGGTGCTCATCGATTGTGGCTTGTTTCAAGGTAAAGAGTCTCAAGGTGCAGACGCACGTCCACTTGATATTGAATTTGAAACCTCTCACCTAAATGCTCTGCTGCTTACCCATACTCACATTGACCACATCGGACGGTTACCTTGGTTGCTCGCGAGTGGCTTTAACCAACCGATTTATTGCACTCAGGCGACGGCTGAACTTGCCCCTTTAATGATTGAAGACGGACTAAAACTGCAAGGGCTCAGTCATAAACAATCCAAACTCATCCTTAAAAAAATTCATTCGTTAATTGCTCCTAAGCCTTATGGGGGTTGGTTTCCGATTGTCTATAAACAGCAAAACAACGGAAAGGATCATCATAGGCTAAATACTCTGTATGCTCGCTTTCAACCTGCAGGACATATCTTAGGTTCGGCCTATATAGAGATAAAGTTACCCAACCAAGAGGTGGTGGTCTTTTCTGGCGACTTGGGCCCAAGTAACACTCCACTGCTACCCGATCCAAAATCACCACAACAAGCCGATTACCTATTTATTGAATCCACTTATGGCACTAGCACGCACGACGATATTGCGACACGAGCAGAGCGCCTCAAAACCATCATAGATCGTTCGCTACTTGATGGTGGTGTAATCCTGATCCCGGCATTTAGTATCGGCAGAACACAAGAACTGTTGTTTGATATTGAAAACCTGATCTTTGAGCATCGACTGAGCGCCGATATCCCTATCATCCTCGATTCTCCTATGGCAGAGAAAGTGACGCGTTCATACCGACGCTTTAAAGAGTTATGGGGGCAAGAGGCAAAGCAACGCCTAGAACTGAAACGTCACCCACTTGCATTTGAGCAATGCATTACGGTTGATGGACATCGAATGCACAAGAAAATCGTCAATCGCCTACGTTCGACCGGCGAACCCGCGATTGTGGTCGCAGCCTCTGGAATGTGTCAGGGCGGCAGAATAATGAACTACTTATCGGCTTTGCTTCCCGACAAACAAACCGATGTGATTTTAGCGGGATACCAAGCACACGGAACGCTTGGGCGTGAACTCCAACAAGGCGAAAAACAGGTTTCAATTGATAACAAACTGGTTGAGGTCAATGCTCAAATTCATGGCATGTCTGGCTACTCTGCTCATGCAGATAAAGAGGATCTCAACAGATTTATAACAGGAATTTCCGTTCCCCCCAAAGAAGTACATTTGATACACGGGGAGCCAAATACTCAGTCTGAGTTCACTAAAGAATTGCTGAAACAAGGATTCAAGGTTGTTTGA
- a CDS encoding 1-acylglycerol-3-phosphate O-acyltransferase, which translates to MLAVLRIILATVFIIFTTLCAFVYCLFSPKNPKHVYVFCRWFNQLQKIVGVKLVQRGLDNAPTSEKSVYISNHQSILDFVTDPGMLRPRTVSLGKRDLLYVPFFGLLYWITGNIMINREDKSKARDTIKQVAEAIHQRDLSVWVYPEGTRSKGRGLLPFKTGAFRMAIEAGVPITPMCTSTTHNKINLNRVNNGIVITEMLEPIDVSGYKLSDARELANRCQALMAQKIAQLDAEVARLETQQNPELDSDRSSTN; encoded by the coding sequence GTGCTTGCTGTTCTTCGCATTATTTTGGCTACGGTGTTTATTATTTTCACCACCCTCTGTGCTTTTGTTTACTGCTTGTTTAGCCCCAAGAACCCTAAGCATGTGTACGTTTTCTGCCGTTGGTTCAATCAGCTACAAAAGATCGTCGGTGTAAAACTGGTGCAGCGCGGCCTAGACAATGCGCCGACGTCAGAAAAAAGCGTCTACATCTCTAACCACCAAAGCATATTAGACTTTGTGACTGACCCTGGGATGCTAAGGCCTCGTACCGTTTCTTTAGGCAAGCGCGATTTGCTGTATGTACCTTTCTTTGGCCTGCTGTATTGGATCACTGGTAACATCATGATTAACCGTGAAGATAAGTCCAAAGCACGCGATACCATCAAGCAAGTGGCGGAAGCGATTCATCAGAGAGATCTGTCTGTTTGGGTTTATCCTGAAGGAACGCGCAGTAAAGGGCGTGGACTACTGCCTTTCAAAACTGGCGCTTTCCGAATGGCGATTGAAGCCGGTGTGCCTATCACCCCGATGTGTACCAGCACCACGCACAATAAGATTAACCTCAACCGAGTTAACAATGGCATTGTGATCACCGAGATGCTTGAGCCTATCGATGTGTCTGGATACAAGCTCAGCGACGCAAGAGAGTTAGCGAATCGCTGTCAGGCGCTCATGGCACAAAAAATAGCACAGTTAGATGCCGAAGTGGCTCGTTTAGAGACGCAACAAAACCCAGAACTGGATTCAGACCGTTCTTCTACGAACTAA